The uncultured Hyphomonas sp. genome includes a region encoding these proteins:
- a CDS encoding MarR family transcriptional regulator produces the protein MSQYHDLLVALRKITRAIDMHSKKLAKDTGLTAPQLLVLQSVAGDKRAKPSDIARQVHLSQATITSIVDRLVRAGLVVRERNEHDRRSLEVVITEEGKRRLVDAPELLQEGFLATFEGLADWEKSLLVASMQKVAFMMHADNLDAAPILEVGDISEADT, from the coding sequence ATGAGCCAATACCATGATCTGCTTGTGGCGCTTCGGAAGATCACCCGCGCCATTGATATGCACTCCAAGAAGCTGGCCAAGGATACCGGACTGACGGCGCCTCAGCTCCTGGTGCTCCAGAGTGTGGCGGGTGACAAACGCGCCAAGCCCAGTGACATCGCGCGGCAGGTTCATCTGTCCCAGGCAACGATTACATCCATCGTGGACAGGCTGGTGCGTGCCGGACTGGTGGTACGTGAGCGCAACGAGCACGACCGGCGAAGCCTTGAAGTGGTGATCACCGAAGAAGGCAAGCGACGTCTCGTCGATGCTCCCGAACTGCTTCAGGAAGGGTTTCTTGCGACTTTCGAGGGGCTGGCCGATTGGGAAAAATCGCTACTGGTTGCCAGCATGCAGAAAGTTGCCTTCATGATGCATGCGGACAATCTTGATGCCGCCCCCATTCTGGAAGTCGGGGACATCAGTGAGGCCGATACCTAG
- a CDS encoding phosphatidylserine decarboxylase — protein MDDLEHKSTPWLNGGFDIEGIVVAFAVFLGALLLGWLWAPLFWLGFIAFIATLLATRWSQRTPPELASGIVAPCDGIVVSVTQMEAPPELRFHTPVVTRVRISSAPVSTNKVYTPISGSLEHVTLEEGDSSIPIAMRADDEGLARAWLCFESHSQQVGIRLASGGFGPRIEIDMNAGDIARLGKPCGTRRLGGWCDLYIPVSSGKLIWPGQSLVGGETVIGRLRSDAHDTDDDEIEEAFEIQREAAAGVAEEDPFEPIIAEDEEDDEQYVSPEDADVSEEDPAILFARLREAARRSEEGD, from the coding sequence ATGGATGACCTGGAGCACAAGTCCACGCCCTGGCTGAATGGCGGCTTCGACATTGAAGGCATCGTTGTGGCCTTCGCCGTATTCCTCGGCGCCCTTCTGCTCGGCTGGCTGTGGGCTCCGCTGTTCTGGCTCGGCTTCATCGCGTTCATTGCGACCCTTCTGGCGACCCGCTGGTCTCAGCGCACGCCGCCGGAACTCGCCAGCGGTATCGTCGCGCCATGTGACGGCATCGTTGTCTCCGTCACCCAGATGGAAGCGCCGCCGGAACTTCGCTTCCACACGCCGGTTGTCACCCGCGTGCGCATCTCGTCCGCGCCGGTCTCCACGAACAAGGTCTACACGCCGATCTCCGGCAGCCTGGAACATGTCACGCTGGAAGAGGGCGACTCCTCCATTCCGATCGCCATGCGGGCGGATGATGAAGGCCTCGCCCGGGCATGGCTCTGCTTCGAAAGCCACAGCCAGCAGGTGGGCATCCGTCTGGCTTCCGGTGGCTTCGGGCCGCGCATCGAGATCGACATGAATGCCGGTGACATCGCCCGCCTCGGCAAGCCGTGCGGCACGCGCCGCCTCGGCGGCTGGTGCGATCTCTACATCCCGGTCAGCTCGGGCAAGCTGATCTGGCCCGGCCAGAGCCTTGTCGGCGGAGAAACCGTGATCGGCCGCCTGCGCTCCGATGCGCATGACACGGACGATGATGAGATCGAAGAAGCGTTCGAGATCCAGCGCGAAGCTGCCGCCGGCGTCGCAGAAGAAGATCCGTTCGAACCGATCATCGCCGAAGACGAGGAAGACGACGAACAATATGTCTCGCCGGAAGACGCCGACGTCTCGGAAGAAGACCCCGCCATCCTCTTCGCCCGCCTCCGCGAAGCCGCCCGCCGCTCCGAAGAGGGCGATTGA